A genomic segment from Glycine max cultivar Williams 82 chromosome 1, Glycine_max_v4.0, whole genome shotgun sequence encodes:
- the LOC100527431 gene encoding phospholipase A2 precursor: MSRAAASFGILLCLFLAAAAVVNCSDQANCSTTCIAEQCDTVGIKYGKYCGVGYWGCAGEKPCDDLDACCMAHDDCVDKFGMTHVKCHKKLKNCLTRELKSGKVGFSKECPYSRAAPTMIRGMDLAILLSQLGDSVPH, from the exons ATGTCACGCGCCGCTGCTTCATTCGGAATTCTCCTCTGTCTGTTCCTTGCCGCCGCCGCCGTCGTCAACTGCTCCGATCAGGCAAACTGCAGCACCACATGCATTGCGGAGCAGTGCGACA cTGTTGGAATCAAATATGGCAAGTATTGCGGGGTGGGGTACTGGGGTTGTGCTGGCGAGAAACCATGCGATGATCTTGATGCTTGCTGCATGGCCCATGACGACTGCGTTGACAAATTCG GAATGACTCATGTGAAATGTCATAAGAAATTAAAGAATTGCCTAACCAGGGAACTGAAATCTGGTAAGGTTGGATTTTCCAAGGAGTGTCCCTACAGCAGAGCTGCACCTACGATGATAAGAGGCATGGACTTGGCCATCTTGCTAAGCCAATTGGGTGACTCCGTTCCTCATTAA
- the LOC100791547 gene encoding uncharacterized protein: MLHRSFKPAKCKTTLKLAVSRIKLLKNKREAQIKQLKRELAQLLESGQDRTARIRVEHVVREEKTMAAYDLVEIYCELIAARLPMIESQKNCPIDLKEAVSSVIFASPRCSDLPELMDVKKQITSKYGKEFVSAAIELRPDCGVNRMLVEKLSAKAPDGPTKIKILAAIAEEHNIKWEPKSLGENDVKSSQDFLVGPSTSEKVAYAEPSQIHVPPAHDEKGPSNLHAPSQVKPVHHSSTNSYEQTASGAARKDQSTTSGVSNSEVGSSGTGSQETKFQDSYSGNNSSFPMNRQNWSMEFKDAASAAEAAAESAERASMAARAAAELSNRENMTRQYSSGSHSSSRSGLRDERSQEYTFHDDKNLSTSPVDASFHRSSSGMHNEQITATEQDNLVGPPNEYYRNSHENVVRHAQSASLMPGSVFNDDKPFTDGSQMADIYQHNNSFGQKSSDLPEMSIKTQAGRSEEDFVTDLYDDSDLNAENNYHFGDARTNRQSSKVSSSHFITPTDDHNDNLDLDDWNTRNKAVEDPFVTDEVNTQRNNMETSSYNDTTVVFDDSGSEDDDHKFDVDKKYNGEGSSLFVSSPASKSQVDPFENTNSLAYGQNIDEKVTSSGTQSHFSVVSERLTSAVSSEKEDLPSVTFDDSDDPGSDSDMNFVNKSKVSGLSDYGKFFLDPIASHGVPGSSSRNEKNVGTDRKSWLSPLSVDSDTVEEHFERRVDTTTVSEKNLGYDDLPASQPPTKERSSILGLDLEANNDTETLEEYHKESGKELSYGTLKGGLRNKGFKRPPYIKNTLDDVSSSLGDTSVQNEGSLPTARTSIGSDARVQDKYTREVSRGNRNVGLGAHKIPSDSDSYRVVANSQETLASTNEPRIQKEQREVKKKSSSRASVTYFGSDNSDSEDELTKQNSPSLARPISGISRRTSASSKAATGLSSRDAPLSKASVTSAATLGWKSSRTSYESNNQNASTIMKSSENGTGSKPGSAKNKASEPISEPNRSLDGEISKSSARVQPFSSPKTVIQDNEEAQEVDGDTSSKQKVGHVHPKLPDYDSFAAHFLSLKKGRQ, translated from the exons ATGTTGCATAGAAGCTTCAAGCCCGCAAAGTG CAAAACGACATTGAAGCTCGCCGTTTCACGCATAAAGCTTTTGAAGAACAAGAGAGAAGCCCAAATAAAGCAACTCAAGAGAGAGTTGGCTCAATTGCTTGAGTCTGGTCAGGACCGAACTGCTAGAATCCGG GTTGAACATGTTGTCAGAGAAGAGAAAACGATGGCAGCTTATGATCTTGTTGAGATATACTGTGAACTTATCGCCGCACGCTTGCCCATGATCGAATCACAAAA AAACTGCCCCATTGACTTGAAGGAAGCAGTTTCAAGTGTAATATTTGCATCTCCGAGATGTTCAGACCTACCAGAGCTCATGGATGTGAAGAAGCAAATCACATCTAAGTATGGAAAAGAATTTGTCTCAGCAGCTATTGAATTACGCCCTGACTGTGGTGTAAATCGCATG TTGGTTGAGAAATTGTCTGCCAAAGCGCCTGATGGTCCAACCAAGATAAAAATACTGGCCGCAATTGCCGAGGAGCATAATATCAAATGGGAACCCAAGTCACTTGGAGAAAATGATGTAAAGTCTTCTCAAGACTTTTTG GTTGGGCCAAGTACTTCTGAAAAGGTTGCTTATGCTGAACCTTCTCAAATTCATGTTCCACCTGCTCATGATGAAAAGGGTCCTTCCAATTTACATGCTCCCTCACAAGTTAAACCAGTGCATCATTCATCTACAAATTCATATGAGCAGACTGCAAGTGGTGCTGCTAGAAAGGATCAATCAACAACATCAGGCGTGTCCAATTCAGAAGTCGGATCTTCAG GAACTGGAAGTCAAGAAACGAAATTTCAAGATTCATACTCTGGAAACAATAGTTCTTTTCCTATGAATAGGCAGAATTGGAGCATGGAATTCAAGGATGCGGCCTCTGCTGCGGAGGCAGCTGCAGAATCTGCCGAACGTGCTAGCATGGCTGCAAGGGCAGCTGCAGAACTTTCAAACCGTGAAAATATGACAAGGCAGTATTCAAGTGGATCACATAGTTCTTCTAGAAGCGGGTTGAGAGATGAAAGATCCCAAGAATACACTTTtcatgatgacaaaaatctttCTACAAGTCCTGTTGATGCTAGCTTCCATAGAAGCAGTTCTGGGATGCACAATGAACAAATTACTGCTACAGAACAAGATAATCTGGTAGGACCGCCCAATGAATATTACAGGAATAGTCATGAGAATGTGGTGAGACATGCCCAGTCAGCTTCATTGATGCCTGGCAGTGTTTTCAATGATGATAAACCATTTACCGATGGTTCTCAAATGGCTGATATATATCAGCATAATAACTCATTTGGGCAAAAGAGTAGTGACTTACCCGAAATGAGTATAAAAACACAAGCAGGCAGAAGTGAAGAAGATTTTGTGACTGACCTATATGATGACAGTGATTTGAATGCTGAAAACAATTATCACTTTGGAGATGCAAGGACAAATAGACAATCTAGTAAAGTTTCCTCTTCTCATTTCATTACTCCAACTGATGATCACAATGATAATTTGGACTTGGATGACTGGAATACGAGGAACAAAGCTGTGGAAGACCCTTTTGTTACTGATGAAGTAAACACTCAGAGAAACAATATGGAAACAAGTTCTTATAATGATACTACTGTTGTATTTGATGATTCTGGATCAGAGGATGATGATCATAAGTTTGATGTTGATAAAAAGTACAATGGTGAGGGATCTAGTTTGTTTGTCTCATCCCCTGCTAGCAAATCACAAGTTGATCCATTTGAAAATACAAATTCTTTGGCCTATGGACAAAACATTGATGAGAAAGTGACAAGTTCTGGTACACAGTCACATTTTTCTGTGGTTTCTGAAAGATTGACATCTGCAGTTTCTTCTGAAAAAGAAGACTTGCCATCTGTCACTTTTGATGATTCAGATGACCCAGGTTCAGATAGTGACATGAATTTTGTCAACAAGTCTAAGGTTTCTGGGCTCTCTGATTATGGAAAGTTTTTCCTTGATCCGATTGCAAGCCATGGGGTTCCAGGGTCCTCATcaagaaatgagaaaaatgtGGGCACTGACAGAAAGTCTTGGTTGTCACCTTTGTCAGTTGATTCAGATACTGTGGAAGAGCATTTTGAGAGAAGGGTAGACACCACTACTGTGTCAGAAAAGAATTTGGGTTATGATGACTTGCCAGCCAGTCAGCCACCTACAAAGGAAAGAAGCTCTATATTGGGTTTGGATCTCGAGGCAAACAATGATACTGAAACTCTGGAGGAATATCATAAAGAGAGTGGCAAGGAATTAAGCTATGGTACCTTGAAGGGCGGTCTTCGCAATAAAGGCTTCAAGCGACCACCTTATATTAAGAATACACTGGATGATGTTTCATCTTCATTGGGGGACACTTCAGTCCAGAATGAAGGATCTTTGCCTACAGCAAGGACTTCAATTGGTTCTGATGCTCGTGTTCAGGACAAGTACACGAGGGAAGTGAGCAGAGGAAACAGGAATGTGGGCCTGGGAGCGCACAAAATACCTTCTGATTCTGATAGTTACCGTGTGGTTGCAAATTCACAAGAGACTCTTGCTAGTACTAATGAACCTCGCATTCAAAAAGAGCAGAgggaagtaaaaaagaaatcaagcTCAAGGGCCTCTGTTACATACTTCGGTTCTGATAATAGTGATTCTGAAGATGAACTTACTAAACAAAATTCACCTAGTCTTGCCCGTCCTATTAGTGGAATATCTCGAAGGACATCAGCTTCTTCTAAAGCTGCTACAGGTTTAAGCTCAAGAGATGCTCCTTTATCCAAGGCTTCTGTGACTTCTGCTGCAACACTTGGATGGAAATCTTCAAGGACTTCATATGAGAGTAATAATCAAAATGCTTCAACCATAATGAAGAGCTCTGAAAATGGGACAGGATCTAAGCCTGGATCAGCCAAAAACAAAGCATCCGAGCCAATTTCAGAACCTAATAGATCCTTGGATGGGGAAATTTCGAAATCATCTGCAAGGGTGCAACCTTTCAGTTCTCCTAAAACAGTGATACAAGATAATGAAGAGGCCCAAGAGGTTGATGGAGATACTTCCTCTAAGCAGAAGGTTGGGCACGTTCATCCAAAGTTACCCGACTATGATTCTTTTGCTGCCCACTTCCTGTCTCTTAAGAAGGGTCGTCAATAA
- the LOC100778781 gene encoding meiotic nuclear division protein 1 homolog isoform X2, whose protein sequence is MSKKRGLSLEEKREKMLQIFYESQDFYLLKELEKMGPRKGVISQSVKDVVQSLVDDDLVSKDKIGTSVYFWSLPSCAGNQLRNVSRKLDSDLESSKKRHAQLVDQCEELKKGREESDERVEAIADLKAIEQKHNELKDELAKYKDNDPAAFEAMS, encoded by the exons ATG TCAAAGAAAAGGGGCCTCTCATTGGAAGAGAAGCGCGAGAAGATGCTTCAAATCTTTTACGAGTCGCAAGACTTCTACCTG CTTAAGGAGCTCGAGAAGATGGGTCCCAGGAAGGGTGTCATTTCTCAGTCTGTGAAAGATGTGGTCCAAAGTTTAGTGGATGATGACCTTGTTTCCAAAGATAAAATAGGAACTTCT GTGTACTTTTGGAGTCTACCTAGCTGTGCTGGTAATCAG CTTAGGAATGTGTCCCGCAAACTTGATTCTGATCTAGAAAGCAGTAAGAAGCGGCATGCCCAACTTGTTGATCAATGTGAGGAGCTAAAGAAGGGGCGAGAGGAATCT GATGAAAGAGTGGAGGCCATTGCAGATCTAAAAGCCATTGAGCAAAAGCATAATGAATTGAAG GATGAGTTGGCAAAGTATAAAGATAATGATCCGGCTGCCTTTGAAGCAATGAGTTAA
- the LOC100791024 gene encoding 1-aminocyclopropane-1-carboxylate synthase 7 produces MGIEMEQPCVELSKVAVSETHGEDSPYFAGWKAYDENPYAELTNPSGVIQMGLAENQVSFDLLEKYLEEHSEASTWGKGAPGFRENALFQDYHGLKTFRTAMASFMEQVRGGRAKFDPQRVVLTAGATAANELLTFILANPGDALLVPTPYYPGFDRDLRWRTGVNIVPIHCDSSNNFQITPEALEAAYKDAEAMNSKVRGVLITNPSNPLGVTIPLSVLEEILDFVTRKNIHLVSDEIYSGSVFSSSEFFTSVAEVLEARQYRNAERVHIVYSLSKDLGLPGFRVGTIYSYNDKVVTTARRMSSFTLISSQTQHLLASMLSDKEFTENYIKTNRERLRKRNQMIIEGLRSAGIECLKGNAGLFCWMNLSPLLEKNKPKGREGELELWNAILHQVKLNISPGSSCHCSEPGWFRVCFANMSEQTLEIALQRIRHFVERIRTQNVFF; encoded by the exons ATGGGTATTGAGATGGAGCAACCCTGTGTGGAGCTTTCAAAAGTTGCAGTTTCTGAAACTCACGGGGAAGATTCCCCTTATTTTGCTGGGTGGAAAGCCTATGATGAGAACCCCTATGCTGAATTAACCAATCCCTCAGGAGTTATTCAAATGGGGTTGGCAGAAAATCAA GTTTCGTTTGATTTGCTTGAAAAGTACTTGGAAGAGCATTCAGAAGCTTCCACATGGGGAAAAGGAGCTCCTGGCTTCAGAGAGAATGCTTTGTTTCAAGACTATCATGGGCTTAAAACCTTCAGAACAGCAATGGCAAGCTTCATGGAACAAGTGAGAGGTGGGAGAGCAAAATTTGACCCTCAAAGAGTAGTACTCACTGCTGGTGCAACTGCAGCCAACGAACTCTTAACCTTCATCCTCGCTAACCCAGGAGATGCTTTACTCGTTCCAACCCCTTACTATCCTGG atttgATAGAGATTTAAGGTGGAGAACTGGGGTAAACATAGTTCCCATCCACTGTGACAGCTCAAACAACTTCCAGATTACTCCTGAAGCCTTAGAGGCAGCATACAAAGATGCAGAAGCCATGAACTCCAAAGTGAGGGGAGTGCTAATCACAAACCCTTCAAACCCATTAGGTGTAACGATTCCACTTTCGGTTCTTGAGGAGATTCTTGACTTCGTGACTCGCAAGAACATCCATCTTGTCTCAGACGAAATCTACTCGGGCTCGGTTTTCTCTTCCTCGGAGTTCTTCACAAGCGTGGCAGAAGTCCTCGAGGCTCGCCAATACAGAAACGCTGAGAGAGTTCACATTGTCTATAGTCTCTCCAAAGACCTTGGCCTTCCTGGTTTCAGAGTTGGCACCATTTACTCATACAACGACAAGGTTGTGACCACGGCGAGAAGAATGTCGAGTTTCACCTTAATATCTTCTCAGACACAGCACTTGTTGGCTTCTATGCTGTCGGATAAGGAGTTCACCGAGAACTACATAAAGACCAACAGAGAGAGGCTGAGGAAGAGGAACCAAATGATCATTGAAGGGTTGAGAAGTGCGGGGATTGAGTGCTTGAAGGGGAATGCAGGGTTGTTTTGCTGGATGAATCTAAGTCCACTTTTGGAGAAGAATAAGCCAAAAGGAAGGGAAGGTGAATTGGAGCTTTGGAATGCTATTCTGCATCAAGTTAAGCTCAATATCTCTCCAGGCTCTTCTTGCCATTGTTCTGAACCAGGTTGGTTCAGGGTCTGCTTTGCAAACATGAGTGAGCAAACGCTGGAAATTGCATTGCAAAGAATACGTCACTTCGTGGAACGAATAAGGACACAAAACGTCTTTTTTTGA
- the LOC100306086 gene encoding Arabinogalactan protein 20-like — protein MEVLRVQVFVMSIVALALAYVAPSINAQVLPPAPAPAPTSDGISVDQGIAYVLMLLALVLTYIIH, from the exons ATGGAAGTGTTGAGAGTTCAGGTTTTTGTTATGTCCATTGTGGCTCTTGCTTTGGCTTATGTGGCACCTTCCATCAATGCTCAGGTCCTTCCTCCTGCCCCTGCCCCTGCACCCACAAGTGATG GGATATCAGTTGACCAAGGAATTGCCTATGTGCTAATGCTGCTGGCTCTGGTCCTTACTTACATCATTCACTAA
- the LOC100778781 gene encoding meiotic nuclear division protein 1 homolog isoform X1 — MSKKRGLSLEEKREKMLQIFYESQDFYLLKELEKMGPRKGVISQSVKDVVQSLVDDDLVSKDKIGTSVYFWSLPSCAGNQLRNVSRKLDSDLESSKKRHAQLVDQCEELKKGREESDERVEAIADLKAIEQKHNELKDELAKYKDNDPAAFEAMKEAIAVAHASANRWTDNIFTLRQWCSNNFPQAKEQLENLYKEVGITDDFDYLELAPVPLKTVAD, encoded by the exons ATG TCAAAGAAAAGGGGCCTCTCATTGGAAGAGAAGCGCGAGAAGATGCTTCAAATCTTTTACGAGTCGCAAGACTTCTACCTG CTTAAGGAGCTCGAGAAGATGGGTCCCAGGAAGGGTGTCATTTCTCAGTCTGTGAAAGATGTGGTCCAAAGTTTAGTGGATGATGACCTTGTTTCCAAAGATAAAATAGGAACTTCT GTGTACTTTTGGAGTCTACCTAGCTGTGCTGGTAATCAG CTTAGGAATGTGTCCCGCAAACTTGATTCTGATCTAGAAAGCAGTAAGAAGCGGCATGCCCAACTTGTTGATCAATGTGAGGAGCTAAAGAAGGGGCGAGAGGAATCT GATGAAAGAGTGGAGGCCATTGCAGATCTAAAAGCCATTGAGCAAAAGCATAATGAATTGAAG GATGAGTTGGCAAAGTATAAAGATAATGATCCGGCTGCCTTTGAAGCAATGA AGGAAGCAATTGCAGTTGCCCATGCATCGGCAAACAGATGGACAG ACAACATTTTCACCCTGAGGCAATGGTGTTCGAACAATTTCCCACAGGCTAAGGAACAACTTGAAAACTTGTACAAGGAG GTTGGTATAACAGATGATTTTGACTATTTGGAGTTAGCACCTGTCCCACTCAAAACAGTTGCTGATTAA
- the LOC100810835 gene encoding 60S ribosomal protein L31 has product MVEKAKGRKEEVVTREYTINLHKRLHGCTFKKKAPKAIKEIRKFAQKAMGTNDVRVDVKLNKFVWSQGIRSVPRRIRVRIARKRNDDEDAKEELYSLVTVVEIPKDELKGLGTKVIDDED; this is encoded by the exons ATGGTGGAGAAGGCGAAGGGTAGAAAGGAGGAGGTGGTTACACGTGAGTACACCATTAACCTCCACAAGCGCCTCCATGGCTG CACATTTAAGAAGAAAGCTCCTAAAGCTATTAAGGAGATAAGGAAATTTGCCCAAAAGGCCATGGGGACCAATGATGTGAGGGTGGATGTGAAGTTGAACAAGTTTGTCTGGAGCCAGGGAATCAGGAGTGTTCCAAGGAGGATTAGAGTAAGAATTGCTCGCAAGAgaaatgatgatgaagatgccaAGGAAGAGCTGTACTCTCTTGTTACCGTTGTTGAGATCCCTAAGGACGAGCTCAAAGGGTTAGGCACTAAGGTTATTGATGACGAGGATTGA
- the LOC100800911 gene encoding probable caffeoyl-CoA O-methyltransferase At4g26220 produces the protein MENIKDPSIYRNPVILQSEDLTKYILETAVYPREPAPLKELREATNNHPWGFIATLPEAGQLMTLLLKLLNPKKTIEVGVFTGYSLLLTALNIPHDGKITAIDINRKTYEVGLPVIKKAGVEHKIDFIESPALPILDKLLEDPANEGSFDFAFIDADKENYVNYHERLIKLVKIGGLLVYDNTLWGGRVCWPEDKVPPHARSGRDAAIEFNKTITNDSRVEFALTSVGDGLNICRRVA, from the exons ATGGAAAACATCAAAGATCCATCAATTTACCGCAATCCAGTCATATTGCAGAGCGAGGACTTAACCAAG TATATTCTGGAAACTGCTGTTTACCCTAGAGAACCTGCGCCTCTAAAAGAGCTGAGGGAAGCCACTAATAATCACCCTTG GGGCTTCATTGCTACTTTACCTGAAGCGGGTCAGCTAATGACCTTACTTTTGAAGCTGTTGAATCCCAAAAAGACCATTGAAGTGGGAGTGTTTACTGGTTATTCCCTTCTCCTCACCGCACTCAACATTCCTCATGATGGAAAG ATTACAGCCATAGATATTAACAGGAAAACTTATGAGGTTGGTTTACCAGTCATCAAAAAGGCTGGAGTTGAGCACAAGATTGATTTCATAGAGTCTCCAGCTCTACCAATTTTGGATAAGCTACTTGAAGat CCTGCAAATGAAGGATCTTTTGACTTTGCCTTCATTGATGCTGACAAGGAGAACTATGTGAACTACCATGAGAGGCTTATAAAGCTGGTCAAGATTGGGGGGTTGCTTGTGTATGACAACACACTGTGGGGTGGACGTGTTTGCTGGCCTGAAGACAAAGTTCCACCACACGCTAGATCAGGGAGGGACGCTGCAATTGAATTTAACAAAACAATCACAAACGATTCTCGTGTTGAATTTGCTCTTACTTCCGTAGGGGATGGGCTCAATATTTGTAGGCGCGTTGCTTGA
- the LOC100792607 gene encoding vacuolar protein sorting-associated protein 32 homolog 2, protein MFSRMFGKPKQETNAVATLDKLNETLEMLEKKEKVLLKKVAAEVEKAKEFTRGKNKRAAIQCLKRKRLYEQQIEQLGNFQLRIHDQMIMLEGAKATTETVDALRTGAAAMKAMQKATNIDDVDKTMDEINEQTENMKQIQDALSAPIGAAADFDEDELEAELEELEGAELEEQLLQPATTAPAAPVQVPAGQQPTRPVPAKRTPEEDELAALQAEMAL, encoded by the exons ATGTTTAGCCGGATGTTCGGTAAACCTAAACAGGAAACCAATGCTGTTGCCACTTTGGACAAGCTAAACGAG ACACTTGAAATGCTGGAGAAAAAGGAGAAAGTGCTCCTTAAAAAGGTGGCAGCAGAAGTTGAAAAGGCCAAAGAATTCACAAGGGGGAAGAACAAAAGGG CGGCAATACAATGTCTGAAGAGGAAGAGGTTATATGAACAGCAAATAGAGCAGCTTGGAAATTTCCAGTTGCGTATTCATGACCAG ATGATAATGTTGGAAGGTGCTAAAGCCACCACAGAAACGGTAGACGCGTTAAGAACTGGAGCAGCTGCTATGAAGGCTATGCAAAAAGCAAC gaATATTGATGATGTTGACAAGACTATGGATGAGATCAATGAACAGACTGAGAATATGAAACAGATTCAGGATGCATTGTCTGCTCCAATTGGTGCGGCTGCTGATTTTGACGAG gATGAATTGGAAGCAGAACTTGAAGAACTGGAGGGTGCTGAGTTGGAAGAACAGCTTCTTCAGCCAGCAACTACAGCTCCTGCGGCCCCAGTGCAGGTCCCAGCTGGGCAGCAACCTACTCGCCCAGTTCCCGCAAAGCGAACTCCGGAAGAAGATGAATTGGCAGCTTTGCAGGCTGAGATGGCACTTTGA